The DNA sequence TATCGAATGATGCATCGATAAGGATAACGCGGCCCTCATGCTCTATCATTGCCGAGGTACGCGTACGCACGTCGCGCCTGTCGCGGCTTTTGCATACCGCACAATCGCAGGCGATCATGGGGACGCCGTCGCTCGTGCCTGTTCCGAGAAAGGTGAATCGCATGGCGGTACGATATAATCACGCGGAGAAATGTCAAGCAGCACGTGTGCAGGTGAAATGTTCTGATCGATTGACGCCAAATTAAGAGGGATAGACACGAATTGCACGAACAACCACGAATAATTCGTGGAAATTAGTGTAATTCGTGTCTGGCTGCTGATTCCGGCCTCATGCAATTATTTCTCTGCGTTACCACAATAGAAAGTCACACACCGTGTGCAGCACTTGCCGCATGCGCTTGCAAAAGTCCCTCCCTCCCCCTATAATCCGAGCGCACGGAGAAACACCATGGAACGAAAGCACGTCATCGCCTGCCTTGTGGAGAACCATTTCGGCGTACTCGCCCGCATCGCGGGGCTCTTCTCCGCACGCGCCTTCAATATCGATTCGCTCACCGTCGGGGAGACGGAAGACCCCACGGTTTCCCGCATGACCGTTGTCGTACTCGGCGATGAGAAGGTCATGGACCAGGTGAAGAAACAGCTTAACAAGGTCATCGATGTCATCAAGGTACTCGACCTCTCATCGAAGAATTTCATCGACCGGGAGCTGGCGCTCGTGAAGATCCATGCGACGAAAGATACGCGCCCGGCGATACTCCAGCTCATCGAAGTGTTCGAGGGTAATGTCGTTGACATCACGCAGAAGGTCGTTACCGCGGAGATAACCGGCGCCACGCAGAAGATAGAAGCGTTCATCGATGTCGTGAAGCCCTACGGCATCATGGAGATGGCGCGTACGGGGAAGATCGCGCTCGCACGCGAACCGCTCTCCGGCACATGACGGGATGTCGTCCCGTCTTTCCGACTACGAC is a window from the Spirochaetota bacterium genome containing:
- the ilvN gene encoding acetolactate synthase small subunit, giving the protein MERKHVIACLVENHFGVLARIAGLFSARAFNIDSLTVGETEDPTVSRMTVVVLGDEKVMDQVKKQLNKVIDVIKVLDLSSKNFIDRELALVKIHATKDTRPAILQLIEVFEGNVVDITQKVVTAEITGATQKIEAFIDVVKPYGIMEMARTGKIALAREPLSGT